Below is a window of 'Nostoc azollae' 0708 DNA.
TCTCAAGGAGACTATATTGCTTTTCTTGACAGTGACGATCTATGGTTTCCTTGGACGTTAGATGTTTATGCTCAAATCATTAAGGCAACAAATAATCCAGCTTTTTTGGCAGGAGAATCTATATTTTTTAGTAATGAACACGAGCTAGAATTTGTACAAATTCCCCAACTTCAATACAGATATTATCAAGATTTATACGCATCCAGTAAAGATGTCAGGTCATTTTTAACCAGTTCAGTTGTTATTTGTCGTGATATTTTACAAAAATTAGGCGGTTTCACAGATCAATGGATTAATTCAGAAGACAACGATTTGTGGTTAAGATTAGGAACAGCAGAAGGATTTGTTTACATTGATTCTCCCTATGTATTAGCCTATCGTCAACATTCTCATAGTGCCATCTCTATAGCTACGAAAACTTATGATGGAACTTGCTACCTAATACAACAAGAAAAACAAAATCAATATCCTGGTGGCAAAACACGAGAGAAACAAAGACTAGAAATATTGACAAGACATATTAGACCTGTTAGCGTAAGCTGTTTACATGGAAACGAAATTCACAAAGGTTGGCAATTATATAAAGAGACATTCCTATGGCATCTTGGGTTAGGTCGGTTTCGTTATATAATTGGGTTCTTATGGCTGATAATATGTGTGTCAATAATTAGCTATCGCCGCCAATAAAATTATTTAACCTAAACCTAATGA
It encodes the following:
- a CDS encoding glycosyltransferase family 2 protein produces the protein MVFFSIVIPVFNRANLIPITIDSIFNQNINIDNYEIIVVDDGSIDNTIEILKQYGSKIKIFTQQNQGPGKARNIGIEHSQGDYIAFLDSDDLWFPWTLDVYAQIIKATNNPAFLAGESIFFSNEHELEFVQIPQLQYRYYQDLYASSKDVRSFLTSSVVICRDILQKLGGFTDQWINSEDNDLWLRLGTAEGFVYIDSPYVLAYRQHSHSAISIATKTYDGTCYLIQQEKQNQYPGGKTREKQRLEILTRHIRPVSVSCLHGNEIHKGWQLYKETFLWHLGLGRFRYIIGFLWLIICVSIISYRRQ